The genomic interval TCCTCCTCGAACGGCCCCTCGGCCAGAGACAGCACCGTCACGCTGTGCCCCGCGTCGCGGACCCGGCGCAGAGTCGCCGCGAGCGCCTCGTCCATCCGCGAGGTCACGCAGACAAGGGTGGCGCCGAAGGGGAAGCTCTGGGCCTCGCGCTCGATCACCTGCTGCAGCGAGGTCATGGTGAGCGGCCCGATGACGGCGAGGGCTTCCAGGATGCGGGCCAGCTGGTCAGAACGGCGGCCGACCGGCACGCGCATCGGCCGGTCCGAAGTCGGATAGGCGCCGTTGGCCACCAGGCCGACGGCATAGCCGGCTTCGAAGCCGTAGCGCGCGACCGAGCCGGCCACCGACAGCACGCGCTCCAGGGTCTCCGGCACGTAGCCCTCCCAGGTGTGCGCCAGCGTGTGCACGTTGACCGCGACGAGCATGTGCAGCGTGCTCGAGGGCTCGTAGACCCGAGACTGAAGCTCCATGCGCCGCGCCGACGCCTTCCAGTCGATGCGCCGCAGCGAGTCCTCCGGCCGGTAGTCCCGCAGCCCCGCGATGCGGCCGGGGTCCTCGAAGATGCGCTGGCGCCCCTTGCGCTCCCCGAAGGGCCGCTCCGCTGGCAGGCCAAGCTCGGGCAAGGTGTACGTCGTCGGATACACGATTACCGAGGTGTACTCCTCCGTCTCCATCTCGACCGGGAAGAAGCCGAAGATGTCACCGGAGCGGAACCGCGCCGGCCCGAAGCGGTAGTACCCCCGCGCTGGCGCATCCAGCTCCAGGGGCCAGGTGACGCGTTC from Dehalococcoidia bacterium carries:
- a CDS encoding DUF58 domain-containing protein — protein: MWIRRYWLPIPLFMLLAGLATSSGPLIGLGAFMLMAGFVGKTWSQHVFDRLRFERRIPETRAFPGEKFYMTLRLVNDKLLPIPWIEMRDLVPEQLLMDDERLAPSGSPGQLYLTRSTHLGWYERVTWPLELDAPARGYYRFGPARFRSGDIFGFFPVEMETEEYTSVIVYPTTYTLPELGLPAERPFGERKGRQRIFEDPGRIAGLRDYRPEDSLRRIDWKASARRMELQSRVYEPSSTLHMLVAVNVHTLAHTWEGYVPETLERVLSVAGSVARYGFEAGYAVGLVANGAYPTSDRPMRVPVGRRSDQLARILEALAVIGPLTMTSLQQVIEREAQSFPFGATLVCVTSRMDEALAATLRRVRDAGHSVTVLSLAEGPFEEDLGRVTYYNLSGAVRSLEARAAREAPAKPGPAAERVWQQLPQEGLGIADGRQQA